The genome window TCGAAATtgacaaagacaaaaatataagtGAAGTTATTCACGAAGCAGCTATTAATAAATGGTGCTGTGGTTATTAAACATTTAGGGGACGTTCCCACATTTGTTTTCTCAATATATTAATATGGTAAACTCAAAAGTTTTTCAATGAAGAGAAGACTCTGTTACTTTGTGAGAATTAGTATTATTGATTTGTAAATCATGTTAACATATATTCTCTCACATTTATATATTGCAATGAATGTTTAATTTCTTCTTACAACAGCAATGGGCCACATTTGGCAGAATGTGGTATCTGTATGATGCTAAGTGGCAAAATCCATTCCAAACAGCCATCAAAATCAAGGACCACCTCACGGGTAACACAAAACCTATTTATCATCCCCTAAGTAAGTCTTATGGAAAGATctgttttaattatatttctttctttatttatttatacattccaTTTAGGGTAATTATTTGGAATACTTTTGCTTTACCAATCATGGCGTATCCTACTATTGGGGCTAAATTGTGGGTATTGGTGGGGGTTTCCACAGCATTATTTCTACATATTTGGGTAGTAGAGTGAGAGGAATCTATGGATACTAATATTGTTGCAATTGGTCATGCAAAGGTATTCCGAATATTTACGTCTTTTAATAAATTTAGTAAATAGTATTTTAGATAGTAAATTTCTTGATCTGGAAATGTtcgatatctatttatgttttctttctttcttttttcttagttattgcatcattcttatattataattattttaataattcagGTGACTGTGGAGATCATGTTGTTGTCATAAACTCCCGTGACATTGCCATGCCCGGGACAGAGTGGGAAAAGCGTGTATACTTTCACCATACTGGGTACCCAGGAGGAGCATCATGGACACTGGCTTGGGAGCTGCACCAGAAGGATCCTACACTGGTAGAGATTTGGCCTTTGAAGTTCTGATACACATAAAATTGCTTTGATACTTAATACTCAGATATGGAAGtaaaatgtgtatttttattttctttgtatatagatTCTCCGAAAAGCTATCTATAGTTCTGATACACATAAAATTACTTTGATACTTAATTCTCAGATATGGAAGtaaaatgtgtatttttattttctttgtatatagatTCTCCGAAAAGCTATCTATAGTCAGTTGAGTAAAAACTTGCTTAGAAGAGGGAGGATGGCAAGGCTACACATATTCCCAGATGAAAAGGTAAGGAAAACATATACTGCatgacatatagatgtatgtaaacCCGTAACTTCAGTGACTCTAAGGATATTCAGAAAGCAGTGTAAAGTATATGTGTTTTAGTATTAACCCAATTAccccatttggcaagaatacatgccatgcccactgtaatacaagtttatttattgtatttacacatagatggctgtacaagttcttaatcaccataTAGCCAGTTAtaagaactacctatctcacctgcacCCTTTTACTTCATTTTAGTAAAGGGTCTTTTCTATCATTTcaatgtctaaaatattttaatgacaatttaataatcataacatcaataacagtaacagtattgatagcaatggtattcctgccaattcaagaaatggggaaataaggatcagtaactagggcctactgatagactccttgctggcttagcatatgtggagccatctgtatgtaacaaaattctccaaaaactacaggggacagaacataaatccagggtgaatgggttaaaagataatcatgatagtaatggagAAACTTAATACTTTCCTACTAGTGTTTAAAACTAATTTTCCATGTAGTTACTCTGTTTATTTAGGCACTTCATGCACAGATTTGTATTCCCTCATTTCACATATCACTACAAACATAATAACTGTTCCCACAGCTTCATTCCTTTAGTTTTTGGTAAATGTAAAAATTgcgaaagacatatatatgtgtatatatatatatatatatatatatatatatatatatatttataagatattcAAATTCTTCTTTAACATATAATAATTTGACAATGCTTAAATGAGCATGAGTTtctaaataatgattattatcattatatgatcatTGATACCCTCTTATATCATAGAGTATAGCATGACCTTGAAAAATTCATGGGCTtaagatgtgaatatataaaaattatattgcatTTATTACAGGTACGGAGTAGACATGATTACAAAGAATAGTAGGCCATGAGAATGGTCTGAAATGCAAATTGATATATTTTAACTGCAatgtaattttattgttgttgctgttgcctaGTCTTTTGGTTTGAAATGTAATTTCAAGTACTTTAACagcaatgttatcattacttttatagccAAGTCTTTGGTCTGAAATGTAATTTGAGATGTATGTTCCTCAGAAGTAATATAGTGAAGAATGCAAATATAAAGCAGAACAGGAAATGTGCAAGAAatgcagacaaagacaaagtaaaGTGAATAAACAGTAGCAATTTTGGAAATATGTACTAAATTTACCTAGAACAATTtagtacatatttttttatttttaaaaggtgccctgtgaagataatgatagatatttcttttattcacagATACCTGATAGCATTTTGCAGAATATTTCTGGACAAATTCGCCAGCTTAGACCAGTTCCTAAGCGGCTTGACCACTATAGTGAAGAAGAAGTCAAGAATTTCCCCAAAGTTTTTGACTGGCCCAAAGAGTACATTATTCAGTAATAAGGGCCTGGGAAATACACTGTAAATAGTTTGTAATTAAAGTAATGTTCTTAGGACAGtgtatttttccctttatttatttatgatattttaaagaaagatgtttgtatgcatgtatatatgtgtgcatgtacatgagtGTCACTTACTTTATATGAAGGCAT of Penaeus chinensis breed Huanghai No. 1 chromosome 37, ASM1920278v2, whole genome shotgun sequence contains these proteins:
- the LOC125045529 gene encoding 39S ribosomal protein L13, mitochondrial-like, with amino-acid sequence MSSARRVQQWATFGRMWYLYDAKWQNPFQTAIKIKDHLTGNTKPIYHPLSDCGDHVVVINSRDIAMPGTEWEKRVYFHHTGYPGGASWTLAWELHQKDPTLILRKAIYSQLSKNLLRRGRMARLHIFPDEKIPDSILQNISGQIRQLRPVPKRLDHYSEEEVKNFPKVFDWPKEYIIQ